One genomic window of Indioceanicola profundi includes the following:
- a CDS encoding type II toxin-antitoxin system VapC family toxin produces the protein MIVDSSALIAILAGEDERERFMAAIADAPNPRLSAASYMEVALKVDRVGSTIDGRELDVAIAQLGLMIEPVTVEQAKLARQAFQRFGRGRHPAALNFGDCFVYALAKAAGAPLLFKGNDFSQTDLPLVEA, from the coding sequence GTGATCGTCGACAGTTCCGCCTTGATCGCGATCCTCGCCGGAGAAGATGAGCGTGAACGCTTCATGGCGGCAATCGCCGACGCGCCGAACCCGAGGCTGTCGGCCGCCTCCTACATGGAGGTTGCGCTGAAGGTGGACAGGGTTGGCAGCACGATTGACGGCCGCGAACTGGATGTCGCCATCGCCCAGCTCGGCCTGATGATCGAGCCCGTCACGGTGGAGCAGGCGAAGCTGGCCCGCCAAGCCTTCCAGCGTTTCGGGCGCGGGCGCCATCCGGCGGCGCTGAATTTCGGGGATTGCTTCGTCTATGCGCTGGCCAAGGCAGCCGGGGCCCCCCTGCTATTCAAGGGCAACGACTTCTCACAGACGGACCTGCCGCTGGTCGAGGCGTAG
- the dnaQ gene encoding DNA polymerase III subunit epsilon — MREIVLDTETTGVDALNGDRLVEIGCVELFNHVATGNTYHVYINPERDMPEEAFRIHGLSNEFLSDKPLFSEVVGEFLEFIGNDQLVIHNAGFDIGFINAELRRIGMKSLSNPVLDTVVMARKRFPGAAASLDALCRRFEIDNSNRTLHGALLDSELLAEVYLELLGGRQPDLVLAGSEAARDAAIRVERPRREPRPHQPLPEELAAHEAFLKGFKAAPLWFAETKAE, encoded by the coding sequence ATGCGCGAGATCGTGCTGGATACGGAAACGACGGGCGTGGACGCCTTGAACGGCGACCGGCTGGTGGAAATCGGCTGCGTGGAGCTGTTCAACCATGTCGCCACCGGCAACACCTACCATGTCTACATCAACCCGGAACGGGACATGCCGGAGGAGGCGTTCCGCATCCACGGCCTGTCCAACGAGTTCCTGTCCGACAAGCCCCTGTTCAGCGAGGTGGTGGGCGAATTCCTGGAGTTCATCGGGAACGACCAGCTGGTTATCCACAATGCCGGCTTTGATATCGGCTTCATCAATGCGGAGCTGCGCCGCATCGGAATGAAGAGCCTGTCCAACCCGGTGCTGGATACGGTGGTGATGGCGCGCAAGCGCTTCCCTGGTGCGGCCGCCAGCCTGGACGCGCTCTGCCGCCGGTTCGAGATCGACAATTCCAACCGCACCCTGCACGGCGCGCTGCTGGACAGCGAGCTGCTGGCGGAAGTGTATCTGGAGCTGCTGGGCGGACGTCAGCCCGACCTGGTGCTGGCCGGGTCGGAGGCGGCACGGGATGCCGCCATCCGCGTCGAGCGCCCCCGCCGCGAACCCCGCCCGCACCAGCCCCTGCCGGAGGAGCTGGCCGCGCACGAGGCCTTCCTGAAGGGCTTCAAAGCCGCACCGCTCTGGTTCGCGGAGACGAAGGCGGAGTGA
- a CDS encoding type II toxin-antitoxin system VapB family antitoxin — MNKITRLVIEDEEAARLAEELAARTGMSVADAVKSSLKERLERMPAAKGRWSPEEREARLQRVREISERFKAGLTPEQLASLHDESWLYDEDGAPR; from the coding sequence ATGAACAAGATCACCCGCCTTGTCATCGAGGACGAGGAAGCCGCCCGGCTTGCGGAAGAGCTGGCCGCGCGCACCGGCATGTCCGTGGCGGATGCGGTGAAAAGCTCGCTGAAGGAGCGGCTGGAGCGGATGCCGGCGGCCAAGGGCCGTTGGAGCCCGGAGGAACGGGAAGCACGGCTGCAGCGCGTCCGGGAAATCTCGGAACGGTTCAAGGCCGGCCTGACGCCCGAACAGCTCGCAAGCCTGCATGATGAGAGCTGGCTCTATGACGAGGATGGGGCGCCTCGGTGA